In Pseudomonadota bacterium, a genomic segment contains:
- a CDS encoding sulfotransferase: protein MASHTTRSAQALHRPGPRPGDAQAPVRFAVVGTQRSGTTYLRQCLDSHPQVQCRGELFALSYGKDDGYHAYRRASALRQFGHYAWRSPQVTRFLDATQGDAEVGVEAVGFKLMRSHVRRVPYQYPMLLALMRRERYRVIHVVRRNLLRVLVSRRTAQARGQFHARAAVPTVEITLPTSTLLHDLAKVDQENQFWASTSRGFDRLEVAYEQFVADQSGESRRMLDFLGVDPHQPLRSPHKRVNRATLEEIVGNYNEVVATLAGTDYSRFLEE, encoded by the coding sequence ATGGCCTCCCACACTACCCGATCCGCCCAGGCGCTTCACCGGCCTGGCCCACGCCCAGGTGACGCGCAGGCCCCAGTGCGCTTCGCCGTGGTGGGCACGCAGCGCAGCGGCACCACCTACCTTCGCCAATGCCTCGACAGCCACCCGCAGGTGCAGTGCCGCGGCGAGCTGTTCGCCTTGAGTTATGGCAAGGACGATGGCTACCACGCCTATCGCCGGGCGAGCGCGCTGCGCCAATTCGGCCACTACGCGTGGCGGTCACCTCAGGTGACGCGCTTCCTGGACGCCACTCAGGGCGATGCAGAGGTGGGGGTCGAGGCCGTCGGCTTCAAGTTGATGCGCTCACATGTGCGGCGCGTGCCCTACCAGTATCCGATGCTGTTGGCGCTGATGCGCCGTGAGCGCTATCGGGTGATCCACGTGGTTCGTCGCAACCTTCTTCGCGTGCTCGTGTCGCGACGCACGGCGCAGGCGCGGGGACAGTTCCACGCGCGAGCAGCAGTACCTACCGTCGAGATCACCTTGCCGACGTCGACGCTCCTGCACGACCTCGCGAAGGTGGACCAGGAGAATCAGTTCTGGGCGAGTACGAGTCGCGGATTTGACCGCCTCGAGGTGGCGTACGAGCAGTTCGTCGCGGATCAATCGGGCGAATCGAGGAGGATGCTCGACTTTCTCGGTGTGGATCCGCACCAGCCCTTGCGTTCACCGCACAAGCGGGTGAATCGCGCCACGCTGGAGGAGATCGTCGGCAACTACAACGAGGTGGTCGCGACCCTGGCGGGTACCGACTATTCTCGGTTCTTGGAGGAGTGA
- a CDS encoding TetR/AcrR family transcriptional regulator — protein MNDASNNCSVRDHVIDAATTLFWRHGYDGVSVGDLVEATGANRYALYHEFGDKRGVYLAVLQCYIDDATAMIGELLKRPDADPIDAIRDAIVFKMLDPEMFPAGCLMCTTAVDMAARDEDVAAIMNQCTDKIGDAFAGSYAAAQAAGTVSTDITPTAFAELAHALYFSTGLQARMGRSREDLLAALESVCDALRLKSKA, from the coding sequence ATGAACGACGCCAGCAACAACTGCTCCGTGCGCGACCACGTGATCGACGCCGCCACGACCCTGTTCTGGCGCCACGGCTACGACGGCGTGTCCGTGGGCGACCTGGTCGAAGCCACCGGTGCCAACCGCTACGCCCTCTACCACGAGTTCGGCGACAAGCGCGGCGTCTACCTCGCCGTGCTGCAGTGTTACATCGACGACGCCACGGCCATGATCGGCGAGCTTCTCAAGCGCCCGGACGCCGACCCCATCGACGCCATCCGCGACGCCATCGTGTTCAAGATGCTCGACCCCGAGATGTTCCCCGCCGGCTGCCTCATGTGCACCACCGCGGTGGACATGGCCGCCCGCGACGAAGACGTGGCGGCGATCATGAATCAGTGCACGGACAAGATCGGCGACGCCTTCGCCGGCAGCTACGCAGCGGCCCAGGCGGCGGGCACGGTGAGCACCGACATCACCCCCACCGCCTTCGCCGAGCTCGCCCATGCGTTGTACTTTTCGACCGGACTGCAAGCCCGAATGGGCCGCAGCCGCGAGGACCTGCTCGCCGCGCTCGAGAGCGTCTGTGACGCCCTGCGCCTGAAATCCAAGGCCTGA
- a CDS encoding DUF937 domain-containing protein: MSLLKQLLESQGGALVSQLAAQHGIDERQVSGALGQLLPALSGGLKARASADDGGLDGLLGAISRGDHRQFAEDPNAIASDTVVDQGNAILGQLLGNKDTSRAVAAQVAGKTGIDVTAVKRMLPQVAAMAMGALASQNAGSSADQLRAGLSQANQGGRQQALGGLAGLLDADGDGSVADELFGMAKRFF; the protein is encoded by the coding sequence ATGAGCCTGCTTAAGCAATTGCTCGAGAGTCAGGGCGGCGCCCTGGTCAGCCAGCTCGCCGCCCAGCACGGCATCGACGAACGCCAGGTCAGCGGTGCCCTGGGGCAGCTGCTCCCGGCTCTGTCCGGAGGCCTCAAGGCACGGGCCAGTGCCGACGACGGCGGCCTCGACGGTCTGCTCGGCGCCATCTCCCGGGGCGATCATCGCCAGTTCGCCGAAGACCCCAACGCCATCGCCAGCGACACGGTCGTCGACCAGGGCAACGCGATCCTCGGACAGCTCCTCGGCAACAAGGACACGAGCCGCGCCGTCGCCGCCCAAGTGGCGGGCAAGACCGGTATCGACGTGACCGCCGTCAAGCGCATGCTGCCCCAGGTGGCGGCCATGGCCATGGGCGCCCTCGCCTCGCAGAACGCCGGCAGCAGCGCCGATCAGCTGCGCGCTGGCCTGTCTCAGGCTAACCAGGGCGGTCGCCAGCAGGCCCTCGGGGGACTCGCCGGCCTGCTCGATGCAGATGGCGACGGCTCCGTGGCTGACGAGCTGTTCGGCATGGCCAAGCGATTCTTCTAG